DNA sequence from the Actinomycetota bacterium genome:
CCCGGGTCGAAGCCCGTGGTGGGCTCGTCCAGGAACAGCAGCTCCGGGTCGCCGGACAGGGCGATGGCCACGTCCAGGCGGCGCTGCTGGCCGCCGGAGAGCTTGTTCACCCGCGTGTCGCGCTTCGCCTGGAGCCCCACCACGTCGATGACCTCGTCCAGCGGCCGAGGATGCGGGTAGTAGCCGCGGTACAGCTCGATGGTCTCCGCCACGGTCAGGAATGGGTCGACGCCGGCCGATTGGAGGACGATCCCGATGCGGGCCTTCAGCGAGCGCTCGCCCCTGGCCGGGTCATGGCCGAGTACCGAGACCTCGCCCCCGTCACGCTGCCGGTAGCCCTCTAGGATCTCCACGGTCGTGGTCTTGCCCGCGCCGTTCGGGCCGAGGAGGGCGAACACCTCGCCCTGCTGGACCTCGAAGCTGATCCCGCGCACGGCCTCGAGCTCGCCGTAGCGCTTATGGAGGTCATTGACCGAGATGGCCACCGTCATGTGCCGGTGGAGCGTACCGCGCGGCCGGGCCGCCGGGATGGCGGGGGCTTCACCGGGCCGTCAATCCAGCGGGCGGCGCCCGGGGAACCCGGTGTCCACGTCGTGCCAGTACGCCACCGTGTCCTCGCCCAGCCGCCAGCATAGGAATACCAGGCGCCCCTCCCGGGTCGAGGGGAAGTCCGCCAGGCCCTCCTCCACGTCGCGGAGGACGATGCCCTCTCCCGACAGGCGCTCGACCCCGTCCTTCAGGGTCTGCGCGGCCTCCGTGTACTCGCGTCCCTCGGGGCCGCCCCCGTTCCCGGCCACCGTTTCCCGGACCCGTTCTCCCGACCGCAGCATGAGCTGCCGGGCCTCGCGCATCCTGGCCAGCGACTCCCGGAGCTCCGGAAGCATGGCGTTGGCCTCCTCCACGGTGAACCGGCGCTCCTCGGCGCCCGGCCCGGGGTCGCTCACAGCTCCAGGACTCCCGGGAGCTCGTCGAGGGAGCCGATGCGGGTCCCCTCGTACTCCGGAAAGCGGTTCCACCGGTCCACGATGACCGCGGCCATGCCGGCCTCCTCCGCCGGGAGGGCGTCGAACACCGGGTTGTCGCCCACGTAGACAGACTCCCCCGCCGAGACTCCGGCCCGGTCCAGGGCGATGCGGAAGATCTCCGGGTCGGGCTTCTCGACCCCCTCGACGCCGGAGATCACCCGGACCGGAAAGTACCGAGCGACGTCCAGGTGCTCCAGGAGGCGCTCCAGCCAGGCCTCGAAGTTCGACACCAGGCCGAGGATGGCGCCCGCGTCGCGGAGCTTGTCCAAGACGGCGGGCGCGTCGGGCAGCAGGTGGTAGCTGGACGGGTCGGTGAACACCGCGTACAGGCGATCGCCCAGGCGTTCGAGCTCATCCTCGGAGATCCCCAACTCGCCCAGGAGCAGCCGGTAGAACCGCCCCCAGAACAACCGCGACCGCTGGTCGGAGGTGGTCCACAGCTCGCGGTCCTTGGCGGCCTGGAGGAACACGTCGGCCACGGCCGGCAGCCCCTCAACGACCCGCTCGGGATCGACCGGATGTCCCTCCTCGGTCAGGATCCGGGCCAGGAGCTCCGTGAACGTGGGGTCGGGGTCGATGAGCGTTCCCCCCGCGTCGAAGAACACCGCCCGGTATCGCATCGCTCGACGCCGAGCCTAGCCGGTCGGGGCGGCGCGGCGCGTGAGGTCCGCCCACACCTCGTCCACCCGCCGCTCGAGGTCCTCCCTGGAGCCGTCGTTGCGGATCACGACGTCGGCCACCCGCTCCCGGTCGGCGTCCGGCAGTTGAACGGCCATGCGCTCCCTCGCCGCTTCCGGCGCCATCCCGCGAGCCTCCAGGCGGGCCAGCCGGGTCGCTTCATCGGCCGTCACCGCGAGCACCACGTCGAACATCCCCTGGAGTCCGTTCTCCACGAGCAGCGGGACCACGTACACCAACACCCGATCGGTCCCTTCGTGGCGCCCTCGCTCCTCCATGAACAGGCGAGCCACCTCGGGATGCACGATCGACTCGAGCTTCCTCCGGGATTCCGGGTCGCGGAACACAACAGCCGCCAGGGCCTCCCGGTCCAGCGATCCGTCCGGCCTCAGCACCGACGGCCCGAACGCCTTCTCCACCTGGTGGAATCCGGGCGTCCCCGATTCAACCGCCCGCCTGGCCAGGTCGTCGGCGTCCACCACCACGGCGCCTCGCTCGGCGAGCATGGCCGCAACGGTGGACTTCCCGGACCCGATTCCCCCCGTCAGCCCCACGAGCAGCATGCTGACCACGAGCTTACCGACGCAGCAGGCTGCGCCGGGTTGATGGCGCGGTGGGGATGCGCCCATCCTTCGGTGATGATCACGTGGGGCTAGTTCCGGAACCTGGAGCCCCAGCTGGCAGAGGCCGGACGGAGGCTCCTGTACCAGTACGGCGTGGGTCTGGCCTTCCTGGGCACCGTGCGCGCCGACGGCGGGCCGCGGGCCCACCCGATGTGCCCGATCATCCTCGAGGAGGGCTTGTTCGCCTTCCTGGTCCCGTCGCCGAAGCGGGATGACCTCCGCCGGGACCCGCGTTACGCCATGCACTCCTTCCCCGCCGAGACCAACGAGGACGCGTTCTACGTCACGGGGGAGGCGTGGCCGGTCGCGGACGAACGCCTCCGCGGCGAGCTAGAGGCGACGTTCCTTCGAGAGCGGCAATGGGAATCGGCGCCGCCCGGCCTGGAGGTGCAACAGGTGTTCGAGTTCGGTGTGGACCGGTGCCTGCACACCACGACCACCGGGCATGGAGATCCCCACCCGAGCCACGTGGTCTGGCGCGCGCCGTAGCCGAGCGTTGGCCGGCCGGTCCCGCGGCTGTGGACCGGCGTTACTCGCGGCCCTCGCGGCGCTTGAGGTCTCGGAGGATGGCCTCGAGGGAGACCTCTTCCTCTTCGGCCTCGGGCTCGGGCTCGGCGGCCGCCGCGGGTTCCTCGTGCATGGCGGCCTCCTCGGGCGCCACGGGCTCCGGCTCCACCAGGGCCTCCAGCGCCTCCTGGCTGCCTTCGTCGGCTCGAGCCTCGGCGTCTTCCAGGACCTCGCGGGTCTCCTTTGCGAGCTCCGGCACGACCTCCTCGGCGAGCTCCCGCGACGGCTCGGCCTCGATCTCCACCTCCGCGGGTGCGACGTCGCCGACCTGGCGCATGGACAGCGAGATGCGCCGGCGAGACACGTCCACGTCGATGACCTTCACGGAAACCTGGTCGCCGACCTGCACGACCTGCTCCGGCGACTCGACGTGGGTGTTGGACAGCTCCGAGATGTGGACCAGGCCCTCGATGCCCTGCGCCACCCGGACGAACGCCCCGAACGGGACGAGCTTGGTGACCTGGCCCGAGATGACCTCGCCGGCCCGGTACTTCCGCTCGAACTCCTTCCAGGGGTCCTCCTGCGTGGCCTTCAGCGACAGCGACACACGCTCGCGCTCCAGGTCGACGTCGAGCACCTCGACCTCGACCTCCTGGCCGACGCTCACGACCTCGGACGGATGGTCGACGTGCTTCCAGGACAGCTCGGAGACGTGCACCAAGCCGTCCACGCCGCCCAGGTCCACGAACGCGCCGAAGTTCACGATCGAGGAGACGGTGCCCTTGCGCCGCTCTCCCTTCGTCAGAGACTCCAGGAACTTCTTGCGTCCCTCGCTCTGCGACTCCTCCAGGAAGGCCCGGCGCGACAGCACGACGTTGTTGCGGTTGCGGTCCAGCTCGATGATCTTGGCCTCGAGCTCCTGGCCCACGAAGGGGTGGAGGTCGCGGACCCGCCGCAGGTCCACCAGGGATGCCGGCAGGAACCCGCGCAGCCCGATGTCGAGGATCAGCCCGCCCTTCACGACCTCGATGACGGGGCCCTTGATGGTCCCGCCGCCCGTCATGATCTCCTCGATCCGTCCCCAGGCCCGCTCGTACTGGGCCCGCTTCTTGGACAGGATGAGGCGCCCTTCCTTGTCCTCCTTCTGGAGGACCAGGGCCTCGATGGGGTCGCCGATGCTCACGACCTGTGAGGGATCGACGTCGTGGCGGATGGACAGTTCCTTGGAGGGGACGACGCCCTCCGATTTGTACCCGATGTCGACGAGCACCTCGTCGCGGTCCACCTTCACGACGGTGCCGGCGAGGATGTCACCTTCCTTGAAGGAGATGAGGCTATCCTCGACCGCCTGCCGGAGCTCCTCCGGCGTCAGGTCGTCCTGCACGGCCGCCGCGGCGGCGGCCGGGGCCTGCGATGTCTCGATCTCGACCAACTCCTCTCCCGAAGCCACAAGCGTTCCCATGCGGGTGCACCCGGTTCCAGATGGGGTACAGCCGCGCAGAGAAGAAGCCTTGCGGCCAGCAGGAATGTTAGTTGCGCGCCGAACCGAGCGTCAATCGAACGGATACCTCTGGACGCGAGCCCGGCCTCGAACGCGGCTCGCGGGAGCGAGTCACCCGTTCAGGCAGGGGCCACTGATCGACGTGCCCGGCGACCGGTCTCTGTCCCACGCGCACAGGGGAGCGCGCCCCAGGACATTCCCTCTCGCATCGTTCGCGACGACGACCCCCGGGGCCCGAGGGGGCGGGAACAGGACGAAGTAGTTGAGATCGTCGCCGGGAGGGCCGGGCAGGATGGCAACCGGCCGAACCTCCCCGTCGTCCAGATGGACCGTGACGTCCTTCACGGCCGGGGCGAGCACACCCACATAGCCAATCCCGAGGTTGCTGGCGGTGCTGAGCACGGACATCCCGGGGAGTGTCTGCGGGCCCTTCTCGCTGCAGAAGGTCCCGCCGTCCATCTTCAAGAACAGGCCGACACACCGATTGGTCGTGTACTCCTCCAGGCCCACCGTCACGCTCCACGGAACTCCATCCACCGTCCCGTACGCCACGACCCTTCTCTGGCGTTCGCCGGTGCCAGCCCCGTCGTACGGCGTGAAGTCTCCTCCGATCGCCACCACCGGCCAGGGGCCAAACGAAGGGGAGGGGGCAGGGGGGGCAGGCGACGGGGAGGGAGATGGCGACGGCGCGGGCGACCGCGTCTCCGACGCGGCGGGCTGGGCCTTCCCGTTTCCGGGCACGACCCGCGCCAGCGTGAAGGCCCCGCCGACGATCAAGGACAGAGCGATGGCGGCGGCGACCACCGTGCGACCCTGACGCCCGC
Encoded proteins:
- a CDS encoding ABC transporter ATP-binding protein: MTVAISVNDLHKRYGELEAVRGISFEVQQGEVFALLGPNGAGKTTTVEILEGYRQRDGGEVSVLGHDPARGERSLKARIGIVLQSAGVDPFLTVAETIELYRGYYPHPRPLDEVIDVVGLQAKRDTRVNKLSGGQQRRLDVAIALSGDPELLFLDEPTTGFDPGARRNAWQMVNNLRLLGKTVLLTTHYMDEAQELAQRVAIIAQGVIVAEGAPSSLGGRDVAATIIRFRMPEGAGDPPISFAADLVVRDGIAEIRTTEPTRVLHDLTGWALERGMELEALSVARPSLEDVYLQLTGTAEQGAEQEEPVTTGGGRRRRRG
- a CDS encoding DUF2203 domain-containing protein; amino-acid sequence: MSDPGPGAEERRFTVEEANAMLPELRESLARMREARQLMLRSGERVRETVAGNGGGPEGREYTEAAQTLKDGVERLSGEGIVLRDVEEGLADFPSTREGRLVFLCWRLGEDTVAYWHDVDTGFPGRRPLD
- a CDS encoding HAD-IA family hydrolase translates to MRYRAVFFDAGGTLIDPDPTFTELLARILTEEGHPVDPERVVEGLPAVADVFLQAAKDRELWTTSDQRSRLFWGRFYRLLLGELGISEDELERLGDRLYAVFTDPSSYHLLPDAPAVLDKLRDAGAILGLVSNFEAWLERLLEHLDVARYFPVRVISGVEGVEKPDPEIFRIALDRAGVSAGESVYVGDNPVFDALPAEEAGMAAVIVDRWNRFPEYEGTRIGSLDELPGVLEL
- the coaE gene encoding dephospho-CoA kinase, whose product is MLLVGLTGGIGSGKSTVAAMLAERGAVVVDADDLARRAVESGTPGFHQVEKAFGPSVLRPDGSLDREALAAVVFRDPESRRKLESIVHPEVARLFMEERGRHEGTDRVLVYVVPLLVENGLQGMFDVVLAVTADEATRLARLEARGMAPEAARERMAVQLPDADRERVADVVIRNDGSREDLERRVDEVWADLTRRAAPTG
- a CDS encoding pyridoxamine 5'-phosphate oxidase family protein translates to MGLAFLGTVRADGGPRAHPMCPIILEEGLFAFLVPSPKRDDLRRDPRYAMHSFPAETNEDAFYVTGEAWPVADERLRGELEATFLRERQWESAPPGLEVQQVFEFGVDRCLHTTTTGHGDPHPSHVVWRAP
- the rpsA gene encoding 30S ribosomal protein S1, whose translation is MGTLVASGEELVEIETSQAPAAAAAAVQDDLTPEELRQAVEDSLISFKEGDILAGTVVKVDRDEVLVDIGYKSEGVVPSKELSIRHDVDPSQVVSIGDPIEALVLQKEDKEGRLILSKKRAQYERAWGRIEEIMTGGGTIKGPVIEVVKGGLILDIGLRGFLPASLVDLRRVRDLHPFVGQELEAKIIELDRNRNNVVLSRRAFLEESQSEGRKKFLESLTKGERRKGTVSSIVNFGAFVDLGGVDGLVHVSELSWKHVDHPSEVVSVGQEVEVEVLDVDLERERVSLSLKATQEDPWKEFERKYRAGEVISGQVTKLVPFGAFVRVAQGIEGLVHISELSNTHVESPEQVVQVGDQVSVKVIDVDVSRRRISLSMRQVGDVAPAEVEIEAEPSRELAEEVVPELAKETREVLEDAEARADEGSQEALEALVEPEPVAPEEAAMHEEPAAAAEPEPEAEEEEVSLEAILRDLKRREGRE